The Gammaproteobacteria bacterium genome segment GTCACCTTGTCAATCTCCCAATCTCCCTGTCTCCTCTTCTCCTTGTCAACAATACGCGACGCGTCAGGCGCCATGAGCCACACCTGAAATGTGCTTCCCCGTCCCTTCCCCTGGCTGGTGACGGTGATCTCCCCGCCGTGGGCGTGGACGAGGGCCCGGGCGATGGCCAGGCCTAGGCCCGCGCCGCCTGTGTCC includes the following:
- a CDS encoding ATP-binding protein, translated to DTGGAGLGLAIARALVHAHGGEITVTSQGKGRGSTFQVWLMAPDASRIVDKEKRRQGDWEIDKVTG